The following nucleotide sequence is from Kineobactrum salinum.
GCCGCTACCAGGTCGAACCCATCGCCCGGGTGCTGGGCGTCGACGAGATCTGCTGTACCCAGCTGGAGGTCATCGAGGGCTGCTTTACCGGCAAGGTCATCGCCCCGATGTGCTACGGCGAGGGCAAGACCCTGGCAGCGCGCCGGATCGCCAAGCAGCAGGGGCTGACCCTGACGGATTGCTGGTTCTACAGCGACTCCAGTGCCGATCTGCCGCTGTTGCGGCAAGTGGGTCACCCGGTGGCGGTCAATGCCTCCGACCGGCTGGGAGCGCATGCCCGCTCCCGGCGCTGGCCCCAGCTGCGTTTCGCCAGCCGCGGTCTGCCCGACATGGAATCACTGCTGCGTACCGTACTGACAGCCCAGGCCGTGACCGCGACCGCGCTGGTGGGCTCGCTGGGTCAGCGCCTGAGCATCGGCCGCTTCGCCAATGCCAACCGCGTCACCCGCCTGGTGGGGGACCTGGGCAGTGGTTTTGCCGGCCTGGATTTCGATGTCGAAGGCGCGGACCATCTGCGCCAGCCGGGCCCGGCAGTGTTCGTGTTCAATCACCAGAGCATGCTGGACTCAATGGTGCTGGCGCACCTGCTGCGGCGCGATTGTGTGCCTTTCTGCAAGCAGGAGATGGCAAAGAAGCCGGTGCTGGGGCCCCTGCTGCGACAGCTCGGCACCATCTTCATCGACCGTGCCGACAGCAACCAGACCGCGGTGTGGCAGGAAGCGTTGCAGGTACTGGCCAGCGGCCGCTCCCTGGTGATCGCTCCCGAGGGCACCCGCAGTACCCTGGGTCAGATCCAGCCCTTCAAGCCGGGCGCTTTCCTGCTGGCGCGGAAGGCGAAAGTGCCGATCATCCCGCTAATCCTGCACAATGTCATGGACGCCCTGCCCAAGGGCGGGCTGTTGATTAGGCCGGCCACGATTCGCATCACAGTGCTGCCACCGATGGCTGCTGCCGACCTGAAGGATGTCCGCAGCAGTTGCGCCGGCCTGGAACGGCGCTACAACCAGCTGTTGGGACAGTCGCCAGCCGCCCCGCTGCCGCAGCTGGCGGCAGCGGGATAGCCAGATTGCCCGGTCTCAACCGCGCTGCGCGCTGATCCAGGCGTCGATGCGCTGCTCCAGCGCGTCCAGTGGAATCGCACCGGCGCCCAGCAAGGTATCGTGGAATGCGCGAACGTCAAACTGCTCGCCCAGCGCCTGTTCGGCGCGCGCACGCAGTTCCAGCATTTTCAGCTGGCCAATCTTGTAGGCCAGTGCCTGCCCGGGCCAGCCAATGTAGCGATCGATCTCGTTGACGATATCGGTTTCCGTCTTGCCCGCGTGGGCCATGAAGTAATCGATAGCCTGTTGCCGGCTCCAGCCAAAATAATGGATGCCCGTGTCCACCACCAGCCGCACCGCGCGCCACATGTCATAGGTCAGCTGGCCGTAGCGTGAGTAGGGATCCGTATAGAGGCCCATCTGGTAGCCCAGCCGCTCCGAATACAAACCCCAGCCTTCGATGAAGGCGGTCTCACCGCCGGTCTTGCGGAACATCGGCAGCTCATCCAGTTCCTGGGCCAGCGCGATCTGCAGGTGGTGCCCGGGCACTGCCTCATGCACACTCAGCACCTCCATCTCGTACTTGGGCCGCACTTCCGGCCGGTGCAGGTTGACATAATAATAGCCAGCCCTGCTGCCATTGGCAGCGGGCCGGCTGTAGTAGGCGGTGGTGGTGTCCGGCGCGATCTCCGCCGGGATGGGCCGCACCCCATAGGGCATGCGCGGCAGCTTGCCAAACAGCTTGACCAGCTCCGGGTCCAGCCGTTTGGAGACTGCGAGATAGCCTTCGTACAGCGCTTCCGCTGTGTCGTAGTAGAACTGCGGATCGTTGCGCAGGAAATCGTTGAAGGCCTGCAGGTCACCGTCAAAATCGACGCTGTCTTTCACCGCCTCCATCTCGGCCAGCAGGCGCGCCACTTCCTCCTTGCCGGT
It contains:
- a CDS encoding HAD-IB family hydrolase; the protein is MAVTALEHHLDRVSETRRGNSVAFFDLDGTLIAGYSIFALALETARSGIARGELRQPLKMLRDLLRQRQKESGGHYHKLVRRLSRALIGVSEEQLRELGEKAYLNSIARSLYREAISLVAAHRAAGHHLVIVTAASRYQVEPIARVLGVDEICCTQLEVIEGCFTGKVIAPMCYGEGKTLAARRIAKQQGLTLTDCWFYSDSSADLPLLRQVGHPVAVNASDRLGAHARSRRWPQLRFASRGLPDMESLLRTVLTAQAVTATALVGSLGQRLSIGRFANANRVTRLVGDLGSGFAGLDFDVEGADHLRQPGPAVFVFNHQSMLDSMVLAHLLRRDCVPFCKQEMAKKPVLGPLLRQLGTIFIDRADSNQTAVWQEALQVLASGRSLVIAPEGTRSTLGQIQPFKPGAFLLARKAKVPIIPLILHNVMDALPKGGLLIRPATIRITVLPPMAAADLKDVRSSCAGLERRYNQLLGQSPAAPLPQLAAAG
- a CDS encoding DUF885 domain-containing protein; the protein is MRALIFTLLLLASSLTAAAPADDFHQLLDEHWSWYLDQHPEARTRLGDSSGNDRWNDMSLAAHFERDARRGEFLQRLQAIDVSALNEQDQLSHAMLLRRLENARRRDELGLHLMPVDMRNGPQHLHSMQEQINFQREQDYRDWLVRLQALPRLLAQYQELLEEGMLRQRTQARVVMERVPDQIDRLVAAEPEASPFFKPFLELPENLSDTVRREMRATARQVIANQVNPAFQEFGGFLASAYLPACRDQPGIGSLPGGDELYRFLAAQFTTTDMSPETIHETGKEEVARLLAEMEAVKDSVDFDGDLQAFNDFLRNDPQFYYDTAEALYEGYLAVSKRLDPELVKLFGKLPRMPYGVRPIPAEIAPDTTTAYYSRPAANGSRAGYYYVNLHRPEVRPKYEMEVLSVHEAVPGHHLQIALAQELDELPMFRKTGGETAFIEGWGLYSERLGYQMGLYTDPYSRYGQLTYDMWRAVRLVVDTGIHYFGWSRQQAIDYFMAHAGKTETDIVNEIDRYIGWPGQALAYKIGQLKMLELRARAEQALGEQFDVRAFHDTLLGAGAIPLDALEQRIDAWISAQRG